In Trichomycterus rosablanca isolate fTriRos1 chromosome 4, fTriRos1.hap1, whole genome shotgun sequence, one DNA window encodes the following:
- the ipp gene encoding actin-binding protein IPP: MSSSSPSHSDNALVLPSRAQEEDSRCSSERHAQLLLAQMNKMRLRSNLCDVRLRVGGRVFQVHRLVLAASGPYFSALFNSGMSEAREDEVQISGVEVEVFQTLLEFIYTGCVDVTVENVQDLMMAADMLQLAELVRICGDFLRSHMDPSNCVGIYQFLEQMGQSDLMEFVQNYIHAHFLQVCETDEFSSLLKDQLVRILRSEELRIEDEFQVFTAAMSWLLQDVSHRKKHVVEALEPVRFPLLSPQRLHAYIESVSEFSLRVALQTLLKEFTETSKSPKELKPLPQSSRCRPRRRARKYVYAIGGYTRLQGGRWTDSRALSCVERFDSFSQFWTTVSSLHQARSGLGVAVLEGMIYVVGGEKDSMIFDCTERFDPVTKHWAAVASLNFPRCGVGVCSCNGALYALGGWIGSEIGKTMERYDPEENKWEVVENMLIPRYYHGCCELQGSVYVIGGISDEGVELRSAEVYEPISRRWRALPSMTMRRAYVGVASLDNAVYAVGGWNEALGSLDTVEKYCPLQERWVEVASLSVPRAGVSVVAVNGSLYAIGGRNSGRDYSAPVTVDTVEIYDPHLDTWTLIGNMITSRCDGGVAVL; this comes from the exons ATGTCTTCCAGCAGCCCATCACACTCAGATAATGCGTTGGTGCTTCCCTCTCGAGCTCAGGAGGAGGACTCTCGGTGTTCCTCAGAGCGCCACGCCCAGCTGCTGCTGGCTCAGATGAATAAGATGCGTCTGCGCTCGAACCTGTGTGATGTCAGGCTGAGGGTGGGTGGGCGTGTCTTTCAGGTGCACCGCCTGGTGCTGGCGGCCAGCGGGCCATACTTCTCAGCGCTCTTTAACTCGGGGATGAGTGAAGCTCGAGAGGACGAGGTTCAGATCAGTGGCGTGGAGGTCGAGGTGTTCCAGACCCTGCTGGAGTTCATATACACAG GCTGCGTGGACGTTACGGTGGAGAACGTTCAGGACCTGATGATGGCGGCTGACATGCTCCAGCTGGCTGAACTGGTGAGGATCTGTGGAGATTTTCTCAGGAGCCACATGGATCCCAGTAACTGTGTGGGAATTTACCAGTTCCTGGAGCAGATGGGACAGAGCGACCTGATGGAGTTCGTTCAGAATTACATCCACGCCCACTTCCTACAG gtgtgTGAGACGGACGAGTTCTCCAGCCTGCTGAAGGATCAGTTGGTGCGAATCCTCCGCAGTGAGGAACTGAGGATCGAGGACGAGTTCCAGGTCTTCACCGCAGCCATGAGCTGGTTACTGCAGGACGTCTCTCACAGGAAGAAACACGTGGTGGAGGCTCTGGAACCAGTTCGGTTCCCCCTGCTCTCCCCCCAGAGACTGCACGCCTACATCGAGA GTGTGAGTGAGTTCAGCCTGCGGGTGGCGCTGCAGACTCTGCTGAAGGAATTTACTGAGACCAGCAAATCACCTAAAGAACTGAAACCCCTCCCACAATCCAGCAGGTGCCGCCCACGGAGGAGAGCTCGCAAATACGTCTACGCCAtcg gtggcTACACCCGGCTGCAGGGCGGTCGATGGACAGACAGTCGGGCGTTGAGCTGTGTGGAACGTTTTGATTCCTTCAGTCAGTTCTGGACCACCGTCTCCTCACTTCACCAGGCTCGCAGTGGACTGGGCGTGGCCGTGCTGGAGGGCATGATCTACGTGGTGGGGG GTGAGAAGGACTCGATGATCTTCGACTGTACTGAGCGCTTTGATCCTGTAACTAAACACTGGGCTGCTGTGGCTTCACTAAACTTCCCTCGCTGTGGAGTCGGAGTGTGTTCCTGTAACGGGGCTCTGTATGCTCtcg GAGGCTGGATTGGTTCTGAGATCGGTAAGACGATGGAGCGCTATGACCCGGAGGAGAATAAGTGGGAGGTGGTGGAGAACATGCTCATCCCACGGTATTACCACGGCTGCTGTGAGCTACAGG GTTCTGTGTACGTGATTGGCGGGATCAGTGACGAGGGGGTGGAGCTTCGCTCGGCCGAGGTCTACGAGCCGATTTCCCGCCGTTGGCGAGCGCTGCCCAGCATGACGATGCGGAGGGCGTATGTGGGCGTGGCCTCACTCGATAACGCCGTCTACGCTGTGGGAGGCTGGAACGAGGCGCTGGGGTCACTGGATACAGTGGAGAAATACTGCCCCCTACAG GAGCGCTGGGTGGAGGTAGCATCTCTCTCGGTGCCACGCGCCGGAGTTAGCGTGGTGGCGGTGAACGGTTCGCTCTACGCCATCGGCGGCCGTAACTCCGGGCGGGATTACTCCGCCCCGGTCACCGTGGACACGGTGGAGATCTACGACCCGCACCTGGACACCTGGACCCTGATCGGGAACATGATCACCAGCCGCTGTGATGGGGGCGTGGCCGTGCTCTGA